From Parasteatoda tepidariorum isolate YZ-2023 chromosome 1, CAS_Ptep_4.0, whole genome shotgun sequence, one genomic window encodes:
- the LOC122268993 gene encoding uncharacterized protein yields the protein MVHPAHNLPTSTSTSKTTTVQIYTDGSKADNGVGAAFCIYHNNQHTDTYKFTLKQENTVFQAEVLAIKEAINWLETHSCKDATIFTDSLASIHAIRKTKQKDPHVATTQRQLEHLVRKCNTQIHWVAAHTGNIGNEAADLAAKDAAAGHGIPSGVLLPPSSLRNKLKNITQKLWLAYWDENEKGYTTKSYYPKVDTDRLIGHPAAIQFLTGHSFFPSFLHRMQRINTDTSPCDDTGTPSHYLHDCPLTESYHLKKPNEQGRTIFADSFKNKHIMQKLINILAITRNITDNMS from the coding sequence ATGGTCCACCCGGCCCATAACCTACCAACAAGTACTAGTACTAGCAAAACAACGACGGTACAAATCTACACCGATGGCTCCAAAGCAGACAATGGCGTGGGAGCTGCATTCTGTATTTACCACAACAACCAACATACAGATACATACAAATTTACGTTAAAACAAGAAAACACAGTGTTTCAAGCAGAGGTTTTAGCCATCAAAGAAGCCATCAATTGGTTAGAGACACACAGCTGCAAAGATGCAACAATTTTCACAGACAGTCTGGCTAGTATACACGCTATtagaaaaacgaaacaaaaagaCCCACACGTGGCAACAACACAAAGACAACTAGAACACCTAGTCAGAAAATGCAACACACAAATACACTGGGTGGCAGCGCACACAGGTAACATAGGCAATGAAGCTGCGGATTTAGCGGCTAAAGACGCAGCAGCAGGTCACGGGATTCCCAGCGGTGTTCTGCTTCCACCATCGAGCCtgagaaataaacttaaaaacatcaCACAAAAACTTTGGCTAGCATACTGGGACGAAAATGAAAAAGGCTATACAACAAAATCATATTATCCTAAAGTAGACACAGACCGACTCATAGGCCATCCAGCAGCAATACAATTCCTTACAGGACATAGCTTCTTCCCCTCATTCTTACACAGGATGCAGCGAATAAACACAGACACAAGCCCATGCGATGACACAGGTACCCCAAGTCACTACCTACATGACTGCCCACTAACTGAATCATACCACCTCAAAAAACCCAATGAACAAGGCAGAACGATATTTGCAGACAGTTTCAAAAACAagcatattatgcaaaaactaataaatattctagCCATAACCAGAAACATCACAGACAATATGTCATAA